Proteins encoded by one window of Emys orbicularis isolate rEmyOrb1 chromosome 15, rEmyOrb1.hap1, whole genome shotgun sequence:
- the AURKB gene encoding aurora kinase B has protein sequence MAYKENVTPGTGTSLAKYGVLSGPGAQRVPRKDPYMPSGTPSESLLAQRAMASTNKIILKSSSIQKPAVPGRVPAELSSGAQAAQPTPQRVFTINDFEIGRPLGKGKFGNVYLARERASRFIVALKVLFKSQMEKEGVEHQLRREIEIQSHLQHPNILRLYNYFHDKKRVYLILEYAPRGELYKELQKCRQFDEQKTATFMEELADALIYCHAKKVIHRDIKPENLLMGLKGELKIADFGWSVHAPSLRRRTMCGTLDYLPPEMIEGKTHDEKVDLWCIGVLCYELLVGQPPFESSTHTETYRRITKVDLQFPPFMSEGSRDLIAKLLRHNPAERLPLRAVLEHPWVKANSRRVLPPVFNPTPAN, from the exons ATGGCCTACAAGGAGAACGTGACCCCTGGTACCGGCACCAGCCTGGCCAAG tATGGGGTGTTGAGCGGGCCGGGCGCCCAGCGAGTCCCCCGGAAGGATCCCTACATGCCCAGCGGCACCCCCTCCGAGTCGCTGCTGGCGCAGAGGGCCATGGCCAGCACCAATAAGATTATCCTGAAGTCCTCCAGCATCCAGAAGCCAG CCGTCCCGGGCAGGGTGCCCGCCGAACTCAGCTCCGGTGCCCAGGCGGCTCAACCCACCCCCCA gcgaGTCTTTACCATCAATGACTTTGAGATCGGGCGCCCGCTGGGCAAGGGGAAGTTCGGGAACGTGTACCTGGCCCGGGAGCGGGCGTCCCGGTTCATCGTGGCGCTCAAGGTGCTCTTCAAGTCGCAGATGGAGAAGGAGGGCGTGGAGCACCAGCTGCGGCGGGAGATCGAGATCCAGTCCCATCTCCA ACACCCCAACATCCTGCGCCTCTACAACTATTTCCACGACAAGAAGCGGGTCTACCTGATCCTGGAGTACGCGCCCCGCGGCGAGCTCTACAAGGAGCTGCAGAAGTGCCGGCAATTTGACGAGCAGAAGACCGCCACG TTCATGGAGGAGCTCGCTGACGCGCTCATCTACTGCCACGCCAAGAAGGTGATTCACCGTGACATCAAGCCGGAAAATCTCCTCATGGGCCTCAAGGGCGAGCTCAAGATCGCCGACTTCGGCTGGTCCGTGCACGCGCCCTCGCTCAG GCGGAGGACCATGTGTGGCACGCTCGATTACCTGCCTCCCGAGATGATCGAGGGCAAGACGCACGACGAGAAGGTGGATCTATGGTGCATTGGGGTCTTGTGCTATGAGCTCCTGGTGGGGCAGCCTCCCTTCGAGAGCTCCACCCACACGGAGACATATCGCCGCATCACCAAG GTGGATCTGCAGTTCCCGCCGTTCATGTCGGAAGGTTCCCGGGACCTGATCGCCAAGCTGCTGCGCCACAACCCCGCGG